A region of the Apium graveolens cultivar Ventura chromosome 6, ASM990537v1, whole genome shotgun sequence genome:
GCAGAGAAACCCTTCTGGATCTTTAGGTCATCACAAAGCTTTCACATTTCTTTACTGTCGAATTGCTTTCCATTATCCGAGATCAACTTATAAGGGACCCCGAACCTGCACACAATGGCCCGAAAAACGAATTCCTTCAGCTTGGCTGCCGTAATGGTAGCCAATGGCTCAGCCTCTGCCCACATGGTAAAATAATCAACGGCTACTACAGCGTACTTTACCCCGCCTTTTCCTTTAGGTAATTCCCCAATCAAGTCTATCCCCCAGACAGTAAAGGGCCAAGGGCTAGTTATTTGCTTCAAAGGTACAACAGGGTTACTATTTAGGTTAGCAAACCTTTGGCATCGATCACACGCGCGGGCGAACTCATGGGCGTCTTTCTTTAGAGTTGGCCAGTAATATCCCTGTCTCAATATCTTATGGGCAAGAGAAGTTCCTCCGGCATGATTCCCACAAATACCCCCATGTACCTCCCGCATAATGTAGTCACATTCGTCTCCAGCTACACACCTCAAAAGAGGCCTGTTAAAACCCCTTTTGTACAGATTTTCATTGTAGATAACATACCTTGTTGCCCTGTACTTAACCCTCCTAGCCTCATCCTTGTCCGCAGGGAGTGTTCCTTTTGTGATATAGTCCAAAATGGGAGTGACCCACGACTCTTCCCTTTGAATTTCTACCCCCATGACCTCAGCCTGAAAGATACTAGGCTGCTTTTGGATCTCCAGGGGTATTACTCCCAACAGTGTAGCCTCCCTTTGAGATCCTAGTTTGGCCAAGGCATCTGCATCCGCATTTTGTGCACGGGGAATTTGTTCCAGGTTGACTTCCTTAAATTTACCCATCAGCTCTTGTGCATGCCTCATATATAAGTCGGTACGGGGGCCTCTAGCCTGAAAGCCTCCTTTGATATGCCCGACCACTAGCATCGAATCACTGAACATATTGAGATTCTCAACCTTCATCTCGAGGGCCAGCTTTAATCCTGCTATTAGTGCCTCATATTTAGCATCATTATTGGTTGCCTTGAAGCCAAAGTGAATAGAACTTTGGAGCTTATGCCCTTCAGGGCTAACCAGCACTATACCCGAGCCTGTTCCATTCCCATTCACAGCCCCATCAACATATAAAGTCCACCAAGGTGAGCAGTTTTCCGTGGGGATTTCCGTAGGTGTTGATTCAGTGGCGCATTCATTCCCACTTACCTCACACGAAGAGGGGAATTCCAGGAAGAAATCGGCCAAAGCTTGCCCCTTAATAGCAGTCCTGGGCTTATACTCCACATCAAATTACCCCAGCCCGATAACCCATTTCATCATCCTTCCCGAAGCTTCAGGTTTGTGCATAACCTGCCTTAGGGGAAATGAAGTTCTGACTTCCACCCGATGCACTTGAAAATACGGCCTCAACTTCCTTGAGGCTAAAATTAGGGCACAGGCCAATTTTTCCATATTCGTGTACCGGGTCTCAGCGTCCAATAGTCTCTTACTCACGTAATAGACAGGGTATTGCACCTGCTCATCTTCCCGGACCAATACTGCACTGATTGAATAGTCTGAGACGGCTAAGTACAGCAGTAGGGTTTCTCCCTCCAAGGGCTTAGACAACAACGGGGGATTTCCTAGTTGTTCCTTGATTTTGGTGAAGGCCTCTTCACATTCGGTTGTCCACTCGAAGTTCTttccctttttatagctgagaAGAACTCCTTGCATTTGTCCGATGATTTAGAGACAAATCGGTTTAAGGCCGCTATCCTCCCTGTAAGGCTCTGCACCTCTCGAACGTTCCGAGGGGATCTCATTTCTAATAGCGCCTTGATTTTAGCGGGGTTTGCCTCAATACCCTTGTGGTTCACTATGAATCCCAAGAATTTCCCCGACTCTACCCCGAATACGCACTTCTGGGGGTTTAGCTTCATCCTGAATTGTCTTAATATGTCAAACATCTCTGAAAGGTGTATTACATGATCCCTTGCCACCTTCGACTTTACTAACATATCAACCACGTATACCTCCATGGTTTTCCCAATTTGATTCTTAAACATCATATTGACTAGCCTTTGATATATAGCCCCAGCATTAACCAGACCGAAGGGCATTCCAATATAACAATATAGCTCCCTGTCAgtaatgaaggatgtatgttcttgGTCGGGCTCATACATAGGGATCTGGTTATATCCCGAGTACGCATCCATGAAGCTCAGAAGGGCGTGACCTGCTGTTGAATCCACTAGCTGGTCAATACGAGGCAATGGGAAGCTATCTTTTGGGCCGGCCTTATTCaaatcagtgaagtccacacatgTACGCCATTTTCCATTAGGCTTCTTAACCAAGACAGAATTCGCCAGCCACATGGGGTAGAATGATTCCCTTATTAGGCCGGCTTTCAATAGTCGGTCGACTTCTTTTTTCAGGGCCGAAACCCTTTCTCCACTTATAGCCCTTCTTTTCTGCCTTATAGCCCTTTTGTCGGGGTCAATATTCAGGTGGTGACACATGACTTTAGGATCCACCCCTATCATGTCAGAATGGCTCCATGCAAAGACATCCAGGTTCTTCTACAGGAACGATGTCAGGGCTATTTTTAATTCGGCACTTAGCTGTTTTCCAAACTTGAGTTCTTTTGTCGGATCAAAATCATCTACCATAACTGAGACGGTGTCTCCAGCTGCACCCGCCTTTTCACTCGATTCCGGCATTCGAGGATCAAGGTCTATTTCCACCCCAAGTTGAGCCTCTTTAGTTTCCTTTTTTCAGGTAAAACGTCGCTGGCATCAAGGTTTTCAAAATCACTGTCATTGACCTCTTCAACTACCCCCTCCACCAGGGGTTCTACAACTTCTACGATTTTCCCAATTTTCGGGGCCTCCAACAAGAGTACTTATTTATGGGTACCTACCCCCTGAAAAGAGGCAACATCCGTGTATGGCTCTTCGCCGGGATGTTGCACAATCATAATTGCATTACAAGATTCCCTTTTTGACTTCACTTTCCACTGTTGAGGGGTATTTCCGTTTTTCTAATTAGCCGGTTCCAAGTATCGGTAGCACTCTTCACTTGAACCCGCATCAAACAGATGCCTACTTGCTCGCATAGCCATATGCAGAGCTCTGCCGTAACATTCCCTAGAGTCTGCATGGCAGCCCTTTACCCATCCAATTCTATTAGAGGTAGGGAATTTTATAGAGAAGTGATGAATAGACGTAATAATTCTCATTTCCCTTGGCAGGGGTCTGCCAATAATCCCATTATAGGAGATATCTTCATTTACCACTACAAACTCAGTGATTCGCGTGGCTGTCCGAGGCTCTTCCCCCAAGGTAAAAGGCAATTTAATTCGCCCCACCACCAAGACGGGGGACCAGTAAATCCGTACACATCATTATAGCAGGGTAATAATTCACTGTCTACTAGCCCCATTTTCTGGTAAGTGCTATAGGCTAGGATGTTGACGGAACTCCCATTATCCACCAACATTTTGTATACATTAGCTCCTCCAATTAAAGAATTTACGACTAAGGCATCATTGTGGAGGTGATACACGTGTCGGGCGTCTGCCTCTCTGAAGGTTACGTCGACTGATTCCCCCTTAAAGTACTTGGGAGGCCTCTCTGACATATTATATACATTAGTGAGGATTGGCCCCCTTGCCTCGTGAGCATAATTCTTCATGGCATTTCGTCTTGAGCCCCCAATGTAAGGACCTCCGATGATAGTATGGATGCTTTTGGCCCTTACGGGTCTCTCGGGATTTCCTTTTTCCCCTTCATTTCCAGCCTTATCATCTTCATATCTTTTAGCTTCTTCAGCTACAAATTCCGTCAGAAACCCCTTTCTGATCAGATCCTCTATGTGGTCCTTCAAATGACGATATTCCGTCGTCTCATGTCCATTAGCATCATGGAAAGCACAATATCGAGCCATATCCTTCCTTTCAGCGGCCCATTTTGGGCTGGTTTACGGAAAATGCCACTTTTTCCCCCAACTTCAAGGATATGCCCTATTGGGGCAGTTAAGGGGGTATACTCCGTATACCTAGCAGCCTCTCTTTTGGCGGGATATTTATAACTTGCGCTCCTTTGAGAGCCAGCGGTATTCACCGTAATTGGGGCtttcttatcatccttttctGACTTCTCCGTCTGGTTCCCACTATACGGGGTCGTCCCATATGAGGTTCTACGAGCATACCCCCTTCCTTTGGGGCTATAGGACCTATTCCTTTTATTTTTGCCCCAATTTCCCGAGCCTCATGGGGTATTGTCCCTTTTGAGTTTAGCCAGAGATTCCTCCACCACCTTTTGGGGCTCTGCCTTGGCATAGAAGGCTGCTAGGGTCCTTGGCTCTCACCGCTAAAGTTCTTTCCAGGAATCCGTCCCTGGCTTAACCCCGACTATCAAAAAACTCTTATAAGTCTCTTCTGAGGCTTTCCTCACTTTGGGTACTTCGTCGTTAAAATGCTTCAGGTACTCGTTCAAAGTCTCATTATCCTTTTGCTTGATATTCGTCAGCGTATTGGCAGACGGGCGTATGCTACCGATGCCCCGAATTGGGACAGGAACATTTCGCTCATTTGCCTCCAGGACCTGATTAAGTTAGCTGGAAGCCTCTTAAACCACTGGTGGGCGTTATCCCTTAGTGTAGCAGCCAGTAGACGGCACTTAGTCAAGTCATTAATTTGGTACACCTCCATTTCCGTGTTAAAGCGGCTCAAATATTCTAGGGGTCTGTGATTCCACTGAACTTTAAGTCCCCTACCCCCCTGTAAGAACGCGAAAGAGGAGAGTCCCTCACTCTTCTGGTAAATGAGGATGTAACAGTCAAACTAGAGCGTGCATGCTTTTCGTCCTTTAACCTTCTCAGGGCTACCCTCAAGTCTTTCACCTTATATTGTTTGTCTTCCCATCCGAGAAGAGACTGCCCTCAGCATCTGAGTTATCAGTGGAATCCCCACTGGAGGGTATCACAGAATTATGATGAGAGCTAGCACTGCGCTTCTCCTCTTCCACAACCGGGGTCTTCACTGAACGGGATCTTCGATCCTGGGTATGAGACCGAGAACCTGATTTCTCCCTCTGAGAAGCCCGAGAGACTGTTTTTTCTCTTTGAGACCCCTTTGAGGCTGACTTCTCTGTTTGCTTTTGCCATTCAGCTCTATCTCGCATCTCCATCAGCTTATAACGCAGGTCCTTGTTATTCAACTTTTCCCCTATCCTATCAAACACGCTGATGCTACGCGTGGGGGACCTCTCGGACTCGCGATAATCCTCCTCATCGGTATCCCAATCGGGATTTTCCTGATCAGTTTCAACGTCAGAAAACGTTGGTTTCTTCTGATCATCTTCCAGgtcctcttcttcatcatcaaAGTTAAGGCGAACCGGTGAGACTTGAGCCTTTTTAGCTTTTTGGCCACTACCATCATATTTTCGCCTCCACCTTTTCATTCTTAGGGACTTCTTCTCCAAGGAAACAATCTTTTGACTCATCTGTTCAATCTTCCTGAGGAGCTCCGAATTCGTAACTCCTCCATCTCCTTCTTCACGGTCATTATGACTCTCGCTTGGTGTTCGTTCATTACCGGAACTTCCCGACATCTCTCCTCTCTAGAGATTAATTCAAGCACGATAATctgcccctccttctagcgccataAATGTTGTGAGAGGAAAATGGTACAACACTTTTTGGAGGAAATCGCTGAAATAACGGGAAGCACGCCTGGATTTAGGCCTAATCGACGGCCTATTCGTGACAGCTATATACACCCGACTCGCCGGAATCCGGTGGCGAGCAAGGCTGTATTTGGACTGAATTTGCAAGGTTCCCGAGATGTGGTGACTGAATAATTCCTACTCAGTCATAGATGTAATCGAGAGATCTCACAAAATGCTTCTACTCAATTATTAGTAGTGAAACGTGTATGTGTGTAACCCCGCAAATGGCCTACATATCCTATATTTATAGGAATCAAGTCCGCATGTAGTTATAATTGCTGTAGGACTCCTTATTAGATCTGCCAACCACGTTTTTACCCAAGCCTAGGGCTGTTCTTGATCCTTATCCGGGGAGGTTCAGGCTAAGATAAGAGAGTGCTACTTCTAATATACCACTAACCTTTGCTTATCCATGTATATATTGTATTTATCAACCATATACATGTATATTCCATGCATGCATTAAGTTAATCCGTTTATGGGTAGTTGTAAGTTGCTAGGAGTCGTTTCTTTCTTGCTATCCCATTGTAGAGTTCGTCTTCGACTAGGACACTACTTCTGCAGGCCTCTTGCTACTGTTAGAATAGCCCCAGCTAAGCAGCTTGCCCTGAAGACCCCGGTGTCTTGGCACACCTCAGAAACCCTAGGGTATTTTGCATCCTCAAAGTGTGCTTCTAGCCTTCCCTCGCTAACACCCCTTCAGATAGGCAATCACCATACTGCGTATACCCCCACAACAGTAACACACTCGAGTCCAATACCCCCATGATTTGCCATCCACAAAGCCCATTTCCCTCTATGGGCCATTAATCCGGCCACGGCTGATTTTAGGCACAAcaagtatgatgggagagttgagttattttttgggacttcaagtcaagcaaactgaagaaggtacttttatcagtcaatccaagtacaccggaaatctactcaagaaatttggaatgcaagacagttctactgcatcaactcccatggccactgccaccaatttagataaagatactgaagcatcagtagatattactaactacagaggtatgattggctctttactctatttaactgcaagtagaccagatatcatgtatgctacctgtctttgtgcaagatttcaggttgatccaagaaaacctcatttaatagttgtgaaaagaattttcaagtaactcaagggtacaactgatccaggattgtggtatcctagagaatcagattttaaactaataggttactcagatgcagattttgcaggatgcaaaatagataggaaaaacactaatggaagctgccaatttcttggaggaacATTACCAAATTGTTAAATTaataaacataatttatttatcctactaaactacgaacATATGTTATcctataattttaattataattttataattatcatatattaatataaatattttaaattataatatgaCAAAATAAATAAAGAAATTTAATATTAACGAGAATCCAGATATGACGCGGGATTTAAGTTTCTAACCGCTAAAAGATTGAACTATCATGGAATACGTCGCCGGACACAAGGATCGAGACCCATAATTCATATCTTTAGTTGGTGTTGCATATTCGGCCCAGTAATATTACGTTGGGTACTTGGGTTTAAAGTTTTTGTCAGGCTTAGAATGGGCATGTTTGAAGTTGATACTTCTTTATTAAATTAAGTACATTTAACAAAAACAAAATCTTAATCTCCTTTTTTTGCCGAAGGGAAAAGAAATTAATATGAAAAACATAATAAAAAAcacttaaaaatatatttatatatatacaatttaataaaaatattaatatattcaTCCACATAAAAAATGGTAAAATCTCGTAATTTCTCACCGGCCACCGCCAAAAATAATATgcaaaaaatatttattttgatgcTAAAATAAAAGCACATCTATTTATATAACCGAAAAAAATAGGATCGTATATTTTACATGAATCAGATTtacaaaacaaaaaaagaaaCTCACGGGCCTGTAATTTTGGGTCTTGTCCGAGATTAAAGAGCAGAAAACAGAGCCCAAAACACAATAGGCTTGGCTATATAAAGTGAATAAACACGAGCTTTCCACAAACCCTAATATTTGTATAGCAGCAGCAGCATCCAGGAGAGCTAATCACATTACATTCTCTTCAAATCCTTCAAGAGGTaatcaattttatatttttatttttcgaTTCATTAATTTACAGTGTTTCTTCGATTTGATTTTTGACGATAATGTGTTTGATTATTAATTTAGTAGTTAACAATGTCTATCGGTGAACTCGGTTGCACTTACGCTTGCCTGATACTCTCCGACGACGGCATCCCCGTCACTGTAAGCACATATTCATATCTCTCCCTTTCTATTTGTATCTATATATTAATTAGTCGCTTCTGTTGTGTGCGTGTGTTTTTTTAGAATAATTTAGATGACTGTGTGTTAGAGAGAGATATAGAGAGAAatagagagattgagagagaaagagagatagatatagagattgagagagaggttgattttgtttttattgtgagGGGCTGATTGGTTGATTTGATTGTGTAGTCGGAGAAGATATCGACAATATTGAAGGCTGCTAATGTTAATGTGGAGTCTTACTGGCCAAGTTTGTTCGCCAAGCTTGCGGAGAAGAGAAGCATTGATGATTTAGTTATGAATGTCGGAGCTGGTGGTGGCGGTGGTGCTGTTGCCGTTACTGCTCAGGCTGCCGGTGGTGGTGCTGCCGAAGCTAAAGCACCTGTTGAGGAGAAGAAGGTATATAACCATACACACTTTGATTATATTCGATTGCTGTGATGTACTACATTGTTTTAGGCTTGTCATGTTTTTGGATAATATAGCTTTATCTATTTTAGTTGTTTGTACTATATGGGTTACTCCTTGTGATTTAATGATTTGACATTAGCTACTCCAGCTAGTTCTTTGATTAAAGTTAAGTTCAAAAGTAAAAACTTATCTTGTTAGCCTGCACCCGATTACAATTACTTAAACTTAAAAAAAAGAAGGCAAAATTACTTTGTATTTTAAGGTTAGTTGTTTGCAGAGTTCAGATTTGTTGATTATTGTTGTGTGTATTTTATATGGTGTACTGGTTGTGATTTATTGATGTGCTATCCTCTGTGGATTTGTAGTTACTCTAGCAAGTTGTTTTACTATATACAAGTTTCAAATCTATTATATACACTCAGGCACATCATTAATAGGAATTTACTTAAAATTGATTTTCTAATTAGATGTGTGTAGGTGTATTTGTTATTTCGTTCATTAGAGTTATTATTTATGTATATGCATGACTGTCTGTGCGAGTATCTGTTTATTTTATGTAATTGTGCTTGTTTGTCCCTTAAATCAATGTTCTAGTTCGTATAGTATTATATCTTAGACCCATGCTTCCTAGATATTATAACTATGGAAATCGAGGTAAAAAAATTATAGTATATAGTATAACTTAAGCATATGAGATATAGTCAGAGTTAAATTGCAAGTTAGCCAATAGGCCAGATCTTATAATAATCTGATGAAACAAACATAAACCTATATGTACAGTAAAATTATTATTGAGTTATAAACTTGTATGTATTGGTATATGTTTGTGGTCTTGTATTTTACTTTGATTTTAAGTTATCATTACCATTTTCTCATACGGTGGAAACTTTGCAGGAGGAACCCAAggaagaaagtgatgatgacaTGGGATTCAGTCTCTTCGATTAGGAGCTGCTATCATCTGGATTGTTTTGTTTCCGTTCCCTTGTTATTTAGATTTTCATGAGTTTTTGGTTTCATCCTTGCTTTTTCACAAAGTATCTAGTCTTGTATGAACCTCGAGTAATGAAAGTACGTAGTTATTTGAATTTTGAATGACTTTGGTAATTAGAAGATACTTTGAACCATTTATGTGTGGTCCGGCTATGCAATTTCCATATGCGATCTTCTTACTTGTTGATCATGTGCAAGTATAGTATAGTAATCATATACATGGCTTAATTTACAGTTATGGTATTTTCTTGGCCTCTGCACCCCTGGGTAGTGCCAACTGCCCACATGGAATTATTTCTTTTAGTTTCTGATATTAATGATACTTCCAAGTGTATTGTTATTGTCTTCACACTTGTAAAAATCTGTGGTTCAGTGGTTTGTTGATGGTGCTGTACCAAGGTCTATTTGCAGTATATTGTTGCATGTTTCAACTGTTAAATTAAGCATAAGCTGCTGAACAACCTGACTAGAGTAAGATGACTAGATTTTGATTTCATAGGGAATTGGTTTTAAATTCTTATGTTTGTCTAGAATATTCTTGCCAGTTATGTTTTTAATTTACAGATTACTCATCCGAAGGTGACTTAGGACAGGAGACTTGAGATTATAATCTCAGATAATGTAAAATTTAAAACTGGATCCTCTTAAGGTTGGTTTGTATCAGATGATCATTTTTTAATTCTTGTAAGGTTTTGTATTAAAACACAGCAACGTCATCTGGGCCTAGTGCAGGTTTCTATCTTTCAAGACCCACTCTATAACAGGATTGTATAGCCGTATAGGTATGGTAGAAAGATTATTTGCCAATCTCTGTAGCATTGATTTAGAAGCTGAATCGTACGTGAGAAATTAATCTTTTGACATGCATGTTTTCGCTTTTTATTATGGTTCCCCTTGAAGTTAAATTGTATAAATAATTGACATTAAAAGTTAAAAATGAATGTATGTATGTCATTTTGCTATAGGGGAAATTTGGTTTAGGAGTGCAAGAGGCTTTTATAACGCATTAGCACTCCAGTACCATCAAATACATACAAATTTGATGGGATCGACCCCGTTCTTTTAACAGATTCATGCCTGTCGATGTTTCGGTGCGAGCTTAAAAACGCGACTGTTTTGTTGGCCGGAAAATGCAAATTAGATCCTGTTTTCTGCAAGAGGCGTGGAGAGCACTAATTTGGAGATAACTGGTTTTCTCCGTTTGCTCAGGTCCTGCATTACAGAGCAGGATTTGGTAATCAACACTGAAACTAAAAGTAGTTGATGTTTTTGTAAAATGATACGTATGTGAAGTTATTATAATGATAACATTGGTAATGACACGATTGAATGCCAGTTATTTGCTATTTTTAACTTTAAAAAAGCATAGACAATCTTTCATCACATAATTCAACCAGGCAAAACTCTGTTGGATCATGCTGAGTTATGGCAGTTTTTTTAACAGATCATATCTGAAGACAGAAGAAACCATTAACGATATTAGTTTTCATCATTGCAGGATTGATTTAGAATTCCAGATCACATTAACCTCTCAATTTGCTGTAGATTGAACAAACTTGTTGATATCTTCAAACAGCTTTGTAGCTTTGATCGGATCAGTCAATTCTATGGCATGAGCTCCCTCCTCATCAAAACTAGTCGTCACATTGACCCCGCGTCCCTTTAACATTTTAGCCAGCTCCTTCTGCCTATCAATCAATGGATCCCCTCCATACCCTCTAACCAAACATCTTGGCAGCCGTTGAATCTTCTCTGATGATGAACATCCAATTAATGGATTACAATACTTGTGATCACGATCAACACCTTCTGGCAATGCCAACGACCACATCAGATCATTTGCCGCCAAGGGAACAACCTTATCATTTATGAGCCTCAACTCAGATTGGGTCCGCTCAACCCCACCAAAGTACGCTTGATTTATTATCAACCCTCTGATTTTGATTGGATTAAGATCCATATCAAGTGCACGCATACCTGAGTAGTATGCCATAGTTCCACCAGCGCTACTTCCCATGAGGAAAACCTTTGAGAAATCGGCATGTTCCTTCAACCACGGATCACAACCATTGGCATTATTTGCCTGATCCCTCACCCACGTTATTGCCTCCATGGCATCATCGTATGCTGCTGGGAGGCGATTTTCAGGTGCCAGGCGATAATCAACAGATAATACTAATGCATTGCAAACAGTAGCCATGCGAATGCATGAATTATGAAAAGGAGCTGACGTAGCGCTGAAGAAAACAAAACCACCACCGTGGAAGTAGAAGATCAACGGCAGTTTTGTCAGGGATTCCAGAGGACGGAAGAGGCGGAGGAGGATGCCATTATTGGTACAAAAGTCTTTAGAGAGAGCGAGTTGAGAATCGGTGAGGTCACTGGGATCTGAAGTGGGATGAATAGAAGGGAATGGTTGAGGTCGAGTGAGAGTGCCATCTTGGTTGAGACTGATTTTGAGAAACTTGTATGGGTCAATATTAGAGGATTCTTGATCAGACATTGTTGTGTTGATGCATAAAAAAGTGAAATTGTCTGTACTACTATATATAGTCTTTTCTAAGAACCATAGGATATTAACTCTCCATCCACCTTATTTGAAGGCGGAGATAGTGATAAACTGATATTACATGTAACTAATTTGTAGGCTTCTTTTGATACTAGAAATTAAATTATAGTATGTATAGTGTAAAACTTTGCAAGATTGTACAAGTAGTATAGTGGTGTAAAGTTAATGTGTGTATAAGTGGTTGTGATAGGTGGGTCCATAACATTGATGACAAAAGGGAATTATCAATGTTCCCAACtgttgttggttgtgagttgCGACTTCACTTTCACATTAGTTATCCTACTTGGATTGTTCAAATTCATTGCATTAGAGTAGAGATGCATACAACAAATCAAAGGGGCCTCCCTCTTGGGTCTTGATGATGTCTTTTACGAAACAGGAACGCCCATCAATTACCAAACTAGGATGGGGGGGTTGCTATTTAATAATCCAGAGGATGCACACTGAACAGTTAAACAAACTGTTTATGTTTATGGACAGGCCCTTTCCCCAGATACTCACACACATGCCCCTCCATCGAGGCTCAAATTAGAGCCGTGCTTCCGACCAAAGTAGATACTAAGGGGTTGGGGGGAGGTAGGAGGGGGAGCCAACACTTTTCAGGTTACTCTCTCTCAGATATACATCGTAAACACTTCATGGCGTTCTTAGAGTTCAATTTAAATTAATTTCACATAAAGGTAAGCGCTTCCAAATAAACTTTTTGCTTGGACCCATTTTGTGAAGACATGTACTACAAAGTAAGCTCTTCAAAGTCCAGGACACTAAATTTGGTGAATGGCCTAGTTAAAAAGTTAGTGCAGCTGTCACATTACCTTTATGCTTCAAATTCATGAATTTCAACTACTAGTAGGAGCACCAGTAAAGTAAACTTTGTGCTTTAATTATCACTGCTCAAAAAGTTTAACAACATTGCAAACAATCAAGTGAAAGCTGAGTTCAATAACTTTCTTTTTCATTTTAGCTTTTCCTACAATAAGCAAGGCCTCAACTGAAGTAAAAACTATACTAGTGTGTTATGAAAATCTGTACAAATATTGCAGGATCAACTCACCGAGCCTTTTTCCTCGACTTGAAAGGGAAATTGGATGGCGGTGATGGAGAAAACTCAAACGGCAAATGAGGCGC
Encoded here:
- the LOC141665314 gene encoding uncharacterized protein LOC141665314, producing MEKLACALILASRKLRPYFQVHRVEVRTSFPLRTAIKGQALADFFLEFPSSCEVSGNECATESTPTEIPTENCSPWWTLYVDGAVNGNGTGSGIVLVSPEGHKLQSSIHFGFKATNNDAKYEALIAGLKLALEMKVENLNMFSDSMLVVGHIKGGFQARGPRTDLYMRHAQELMGKFKEVNLEQIPRAQNADADALAKLGSQREATLLGVIPLEIQKQPSIFQAEVMGVEIQREESWVTPILDYITKGTLPADKDEARRVKYRATRYVIYNENLYKRGFNRPLLRCVAGDECDYIMREVHGGICGNHAGGTSLAHKILRQGYYWPTLKKDAHEFARACDRCQRFANLNSNPVVPLKQITSPWPFTVWGIDLIGELPKGKGGVKYAVVAVDYFTMWAEAEPLATITAAKLKEFVFRAIIQKGFSAVCHPQSNGQTKAVNKIIKHTLKAKLEEKKGYWPEELPMVLWSYNTTPRTTTGESPFTLAYGCEAMVPVEIGSGSFRRDNYNPTDNEVNHRLYLDLVEEVRATSQLKLAAYQQRTRKYFDKKVRARPLQVWDLVLRKSSPYV
- the LOC141665315 gene encoding uncharacterized protein LOC141665315 — translated: MARYCAFHDANGHETTEYRHLKDHIEDLIRKGFLTEFVAEEAKRYEDDKAGNEGEKGNPERPVRAKSIHTIIGGPYIGGSRRNAMKNYAHEARGPILTNVYNMSERPPKYFKGESVDVTFREADARHVYHLHNDALVVNSLIGGANVYKMLVDNGSSVNILAYSTYQKMGLVDSELLPCYNDVYGFTGPPSWWWGELNCLLPWGKSLGQPRESLSL
- the LOC141668367 gene encoding large ribosomal subunit protein P1-like — encoded protein: MSIGELGCTYACLILSDDGIPVTSEKISTILKAANVNVESYWPSLFAKLAEKRSIDDLVMNVGAGGGGGAVAVTAQAAGGGAAEAKAPVEEKKEEPKEESDDDMGFSLFD
- the LOC141664025 gene encoding putative carboxylesterase 8, whose protein sequence is MSDQESSNIDPYKFLKISLNQDGTLTRPQPFPSIHPTSDPSDLTDSQLALSKDFCTNNGILLRLFRPLESLTKLPLIFYFHGGGFVFFSATSAPFHNSCIRMATVCNALVLSVDYRLAPENRLPAAYDDAMEAITWVRDQANNANGCDPWLKEHADFSKVFLMGSSAGGTMAYYSGMRALDMDLNPIKIRGLIINQAYFGGVERTQSELRLINDKVVPLAANDLMWSLALPEGVDRDHKYCNPLIGCSSSEKIQRLPRCLVRGYGGDPLIDRQKELAKMLKGRGVNVTTSFDEEGAHAIELTDPIKATKLFEDINKFVQSTAN